The Quercus lobata isolate SW786 chromosome 4, ValleyOak3.0 Primary Assembly, whole genome shotgun sequence genome segment TTTTCCAACCTCTATCACGattcttcttttcaaatttctcaacacaAAAATTGTGTACAGAAAACTTTGAATTAAATCTGGCAATAGGCAGAGTCAAAGTCAATATTTAGTTCAGATTTGAACTGAATCCTATCACCAGACCCAGTCCAAAACTCACCCAACAATATATGTTGACCAAATGCAAATGGGATTTCAGGTCTAGAAGCCAAACCCGAAATTAACTTGCTTAAAGTTGTCCAGTTACAAATTACAATGCACCCGAATTAAAAGGATTTAGTTAAAGAGGGACTGAGCTAGGCCATACCATACCAACTCCACTATTGATGCATTTAGTATATTATACCTTGAAAATACTATTATTGCTTCAGAGAGCAATataaaatgatgaaaagaaaataaagacatattTAGTAATGTATTTTCAAAGCATCAAGGAACTAATTAATATTAAAGTACAGACTGTATTTTGGACTTTaagacaaaatttttgaaatattatgtTGCTTTCAGAAGCAAAAAGTTCTGGCATTCTTATTTGACCATTACTATGACCATTATCAATACCTTTCCAGGGACATCACCACTTCTAGAAGATCAACACGAACACCCACCCTTACATCACTGCCTCCACCATCTTTAATACCAAAACCACAACAGTTATAACCACAAGCACCACCCTTTCCACACCATCATTGTAACTGTCAGTGTTAGTTGTGGTTATTTATAAGTGGCCTGTTATTCTTGTATTAGCTTGAAATTGTGTCATAtcactttaatataaatatatgctaCAGTGAAGGGACTAAGCAATTAAACCCTATAGCTATTTCTAACTTTTCTCCTCTCTcagtcttctctctcttctcatctaaccataattttccaaaatttacGACTCATCTGTAACACTGCCACCTTGAGTTCACGCTTTCATATTATTACTACAAGTAGTGCTCTTGTGCGGTTATTTACCAAACATGCCCATTACCAATGCTCTTAGAAAGTTAGAAATTACCAAACATGCCCATTACGTCTGCTCTAGAATTTACCAAACATTACAATGCAGGCATCAGGAACCGGAACTAGAAATTTGAAATGGATCAATACCTTTCACTCTTTGTTCATAAGAAGCTCGGTCGCGCATCATCAAAGCTGCAGCCTCTCCATTCAATGGGTCTGATGGGTTGGGATACAGTAGAAGCTGTGGTAGGAATACTTCAAAAACATTTACTAGATCTGTAAAACATGGATGTCAACATATAAGACCAGAAGCACAAACCACCTTAAACTggagaatagaaaatttaattttagtaaaaggccttattaattttattaccaAACATGGGGCTCCAGGTCTGATTAATAACATCTAAACAAACTGAACCTGACCTGAAATTGATAAAAGCAAGATGGTCAGTCTTGAACAATGTTTCTCTTAAAATCAATGTTTATGGTAAACAACCCAGTTGAGAAAAACACATACTTATAACATTTATATACTCACATCTCATCAACATTTGGGTGGTAGATCTTATTAACAAAGCCTATGGAGGGAGATTTATATGGATAAGCATCTGGTAGCTCAACTCTTATCCTCCACACACCTCCTTGATAAGGACCTGCCAGAATTCATCATATGAATTGGGGAAATACATCTCCTTTTCTTAATTATGTAAAGCCCCATTTCAGTCTAGTTTAACTTCTGTAGCTATGGACAAaaataagcaaacaaaaaaatctaCCTGTGTTATAACATGAAGTCTCTTAGTAATCTatagagggttttttttttttttttttttcgatttgCTGAACATACAGGGTTAAAATGGATATAGATTTCAACTAAAAGACCATGGTATATCTAATATAGAATTCAAAACATACTAAATTAATTTGCtttctaaaaccaaaaaaagcacGCAAGTACAAAgacttaaaaataattacataaagTAAGGgaatcaaagaattaaaaagaaattccaAGAACTACAGTTGAGAAAAATTGATAATTGTAACTTTCTCTCATCACCCATATTTAAATCAAGAGCTCATAATATCTAAATTTGGTCAAAATAGCTAAATTTAGAAAGATGAAGCAAAACTAGCAAAGACCCATTATAGCAACCACTGGAAAGCTCAGAAATTCATgcacaaataccaaaaaaaaaaaaaaaaaaaaaaaaaaaaaaaaaaggcatatatATGGGTATTGAAGATTTACTTTCACTGGGTCCATTGAAATCTACATAGAATTCTTGCATGCCATCATTGATCATCTCTACCTTGTAGTCACTCATCATCCTAGTAAAACCAAAAAcgaaaaatacaaatttcaaaattaaaggaaaaaaagggaactaaaaagaaaggagaaagatTATTAATTAGAGGGTTAACAGTTTCATCAAGTCCATCTCTCTGCGTTTGCTTGGGGAAGAcatgatttttctttgaatattttgatacttttctttttctttttcttcttgtttctatggttcagagagagagagagagagagagagagagagagagatgagtttCTTGTCCAACTGACAGAagcaaagcttaaaaaaaaaacggttCAGACATGAATGAGTGAAACAACGAGATAATAATGTAAAGAGATTTTTCCAATTAGGACCCATAATAAtagtttaatatttttatcatttttcatttgtGGATTGCTTGCATTTTCAAGATTCCTCACTTGCCACcctttatatctttattttgacTGCTACCCGcaatttggtttttctttttttcttttttttttgaggattcCTCACTTGCCACTCTTagtcatttt includes the following:
- the LOC115987099 gene encoding ubiquitin-conjugating enzyme E2 4-like; translated protein: MSSPSKRREMDLMKLMMSDYKVEMINDGMQEFYVDFNGPSESPYQGGVWRIRVELPDAYPYKSPSIGFVNKIYHPNVDEMSGSVCLDVINQTWSPMFDLVNVFEVFLPQLLLYPNPSDPLNGEAAALMMRDRASYEQRVKEYCEKYAKPEDIGAAAEDKSSDEELSEDESDSGDEQVAGRADP